A region of the Legionella sp. PATHC035 genome:
TGTAATTCACTTCAAGTGTTGAAGTATCTAAAGAAGTTAAGGCAGGTTGTTTTTCTATATAACACACTCGCTTCGCCCCCTCTACGGTTACATAGTAATAAGATGTTGTTGTTTTATAATCAGCAGGGACATAATAAACATTGCCTTGTTTTTCCAATATAACGGGTTGTCCTGTAATCAAAATTTTATCGGCGTAGGAACTTACATTCAGTATCATCAACGCCAAAAAGGCTAATAATAATTTGTTCATAATCATTTCACTCCCTGAAAAGATGCGCGGTTATGCTTAATTATAGAACAAAACCCGACTTAATTTATTTTTTCACTACATCCTAATCACGGCACGAAATCGTACTTTATTTGCCATCATATCGGCAAAAGCTGTTTCCGCTTGGGTCAGTGAATATTGTTGAATCATTGGACGAATTCCCGTCAGTGCACAAAACTGCAATGTTTCTTCTATATCAATCGCACTCCCAGAAGCCCAACCTTTAATCGAGCGATTCGCAGAAATAAGCTGAGTCGATATGACCTCAATGGGATCATTAGAAGCGCCTACAATAACCAGTTGACCTTTATTACTTAGCGCGTCAATTAAGGGCGAAATTGATTTACCACTTGGTGCTGTTGCTAAAATTACCCGGGCACCACCCAATTTTTTTAATTCAACAGTGACATCTTGCTTGTCAGAGTCTATATAAATGTGAGCGCCTAACTTTTTGGCGAGGGACCCTTTGTCTGCTCCCTTAGACAGAGCAACGGTTTTAAATCCCATTTTATTAGCAAATTGAATTGCTAAATGACCTAATCCGCCTATACCCTGTATTGCCACTAAATCACCTGCACGGGCAACACTATGTCTTAATGCATTAAAAGTAGTGATTCCTGCACACATTAATGGCGCTGCCTCAGCAAAAGAGAGTTCATCAGGGATTGCAGCAAGCGCTTCAACCGGCGCGATCATATATTGTGCATAGCCACCGTCATAATGTAATCCTGTAATTTGATGAT
Encoded here:
- a CDS encoding alcohol dehydrogenase, coding for MNKMNGVQVNKSGEWEAVERDIMMPATNQVRIKVEACGVCHSDVFVKENLWPNLQFPRIPGHEIAGVIDEIGPNVTQWRAGQRVGVGWAGARCGQCLPCRHGDFILCENHQITGLHYDGGYAQYMIAPVEALAAIPDELSFAEAAPLMCAGITTFNALRHSVARAGDLVAIQGIGGLGHLAIQFANKMGFKTVALSKGADKGSLAKKLGAHIYIDSDKQDVTVELKKLGGARVILATAPSGKSISPLIDALSNKGQLVIVGASNDPIEVISTQLISANRSIKGWASGSAIDIEETLQFCALTGIRPMIQQYSLTQAETAFADMMANKVRFRAVIRM